The region CTCCCACACCCGCTTTGCCACAGCCGGTCCAGagggtcccccctcccccccccccccccccaccccccgagtGGACTGTCTTAAAATGGAGGAGCGTACGGTTCTGGCCGTGTCAGCTACTCACCGGGGGGGTCACCGCCAGGAGAGAGCTCACTGAcctggggtggggaggggggggggggtgatcacACCCGTGgcaggccaggtgtgtgtgtttgtgtgtgtaactccTGCGCTGTGGTTCAGCAGGGGAACTGAAGGGGGTCTCTCAGGTTCCGTTTTAAACTAGATTGTAGTCAAATGAGAGGGtttcagcgttgaaggagaagCTGTGAAGGTTTGCTGTGCTGTAATATAGCTTGATGGAGAATGTGAAGGACATGTGTGAGTGGACATTTACCACCGCCCCTCCTACTtctctgtatttattttgttgcgtAATTGTTACCAAACCATACTTTAGAAAAATGGTCATCATTTACAAGTGCATCAATATTGGCGCAGTTTACTGAAAGAATATGTTCTGTTGTGTTGCAACAAGTGAAAGTCTAAGCTTTACGTTCAGCTGTGTGAGGAATGCGTTTTGTAGATCCACAGGCATGAGTGACTGCCAAAAATAGAATGCAATAGTCAGGCAGATTCCTGCACAACTATGCTAGGGACAATCACGGCACTTCagcatttattgtatttaactTACCTTCTTATTTCAATGTGGCTCTTCACAGAATAATCATTTTAATGTGAACAACGcgcttctttttttattcaactAACTAATGACCGGTtaccatgtttgtttgtttttggtgCAAATTCACtgttttcaaagtgattttattttgtaaaacaatAAATTCAAATTATTGATTAATCATGAGTCAAATACATATACAAATCCACTCTTTATTGTTACCTGATTATGGTACTCAGTAGTAGGCTATAAACGTTTTAATTAGTACACCCACTCTCCCCTTGGGCATCAAAGTATATATTAGGAGCATATCCATATAACATTCATATGAAAGGCATGTATGTCATATGAATGCGCAAATGACATCCAATTTATAAAAGGCAACTTGGTCAACGTGAAATGTCAAGTAGTCATGTCAGAGAGCAGTCGGAACAGAATCTAGCGCAAGGCATATCATGTGAAATCAATCTTGGCCAGGGGACACTCCATCAGCTTGGCCCTTACATTGAATCCCTACAGTGGCGTACTCGTGGATGCACTGGCACTGCCTATCACCAGGGCCCTAACCATTACAAACACTACTGCTATATttggcatccccccccccccgttgccCCCGCCGCCCTCACATGTTGTTGGGGTTGTAACACAGCATGTTGAGCTGGATGTTCTCGTCCCAGTGGCGCAGCAGCAGGAACAGCTGCCTGGCCGCCCCCTTCAGCCCGGCCAGGTCCACCTCCTCGGGCAGCCGCTGGCCGCGCAGCCAGAAGTCGGCCTTGGCCGCCACCATCTCCCACTCCATGAAGTAGCCGGCGCAGCGGTGCTCCAGCCAGGCCAGAGCCACGGCCGTGGCCCAGCTGCAGCCCACCACGTCCTCCTGCTCGGCCCCCCGGCcctccgccgccaccgccgccgccgccgccgacgggTCCGCCGGAGAGCCCTCGCAGGCGTCCGTCTCGGAGCCGCGCCCGCTGTCCGGCTGGCCCTGGGAGACCTGCAGCTCCAGGGAGCCCTCCTCGGAGCTGGGGGGGTCGGGCGCGGCGGCCGCCGGGGGCTCGCGCTCGGACTGACGCCTCAGCCGCGCCCGGGGCTCCAGGCCGAGGGGCGCGTGGTCGGGGGTGTGGTGGAAGGGGGGcgccggggggcggggcagggaggaggtggtgcagatgtggggctgggaggggggcttGCCGGCGCTGGGACAGGTGCAGCGGAAGGGGGGGCTGAGGCTCCGGCGGTGGAGGCTGTAGGGGGACGCCCTCTTCAGGCGGTCCAGGGGGATCTGGAGGCAGTCGGAGTAGGTCTCCGTCAGGAGGAAGGCCCCCGACGCCAGCTGCAGGCGCACCTGAGGACACAGCGGCGAGGCGTTCACAATCACAGCATCTACGTTCAAGCTGGTGTCGTGTATTTCTGGGTCATCTCGTGCGCTTTCATGTCATGAATGATTCCCGTCTGTCGGCCTCATCACCAGCGGCAGGTAGTCTGGAGCCTCCGTCTCGGCTTGCTTCTCCGTCTCGGCCGACAGGCAGTGGGTCTTGAGAGGGATGTGCTTTCCGGACGACACAGAGGACCTCAGTTTGCCCAGGGggaacctgcacacacacacacacatgcacacacacacaccatgttaatTCACCTCTGAAAACTCCTGGGTTTGCGCTTGGAAGTTTGCGAATGGTTTGAAAACATGCTTGATAGTTGTTTGAGGGCCCGTGTCAGGTGAAGGCCCCACCTGGTGCCGAAGAAGCTCTCCATGGATTTGCTCTCGACTGAGCGCTGGGAGCGCGAGCCCGAGGCGGGGGGCGCCACGgcaggggggctggaggggtacCCTCCGCCGCCAGCGTCTGAAGAGTTACCAACGGTAAATCCACAGTTTACATCTCAACCTTCTCGCTTACTAGGCACAGGACGTAGTTAGAAAAGAGCTTtattaatgggaaagaaggcctTAAGGGCTGGTTACAGGTCTTACTTGAATCCCAGGATGTAAGGCTACATGGTGATGCTGGGGTCTCATCCTTATCTGAGAGGAAGAGACAAAGGGAATTATGTTCACAGAATTTTTTCAATTTAAATCACAACCTTTTATATACCTTTTATTTAAGAATAATCTCACCACAGtgcaatgacaaaaaaaaatacatatgctgTAAGTCATGGTATTAGGACCATGACTCACGATAGTTTAGGGTGGTGACTTGCAGCCAAAATGTACCGGGTTCAAACCCCGATGTCCACCGTCCTCCTGTACCCCTtgcccctacctactccttgaTCATTTTAATCTGAGTTCCCCTGCGCCCCTCTAGACGAGCGTCCTCTGAGAGGCCTGAGTGGTAGTTCACTATAGGGCTGAGTGGTGGTTCACTATAGGGCTGAGTGGTGGTTCACTATAGGGCTGAGTGGTAGTTCACTATAGGGCTGAGTGGTGGTTCACTATAGGGCTGAGTGGTGGTTCACTATAGGGCTGAGTGGTAGTTCACTATAGGGCTGAGTGGTGGTTCACTATAGGACTGAGTGGTGGTTCACTATAGGGCTGAGTGGTGGTTCACTATAGGGCTGAGTGGTGGTTCACTATAGGGCTGAGTGGTGGTTCACTATAGGGCTGAGTGGTGGTTCACTATAGGACTGAGTGGTGGTTCACTATAGGGCTGAGTGGTGGTTCACTATAGGGCTGAGTGGTGGTTCACTATAGGACTGAGTGGTGGTTCACTATAGGGCTGAGTGGTGGTTCACTATAGGGCTGAGTGGTAGTTCACTATAGGGCTGAGTGGTAGTTCACTATAGGGCTGAGTGGTAGTTCACTATAGGGCTGAGTGGTGGTTCACTATAGGGCTGAGTGGTGGTTCACTATAGGGCTGAGTGGTGGTTCACTATAGGGCTGAGTGGTAGTTCACTATAGGACTGAGTGGTGGTTCACTATAGGGCTGAGTGGTGGTTCACTATAGGGCTGAGTGGTGGTTCACTATAGGGCTGAGTGGTGGTTCACTATAGGGCTGAGTGGTGGTTCACTATAGGGCTGAGTGGTGGTTCACTATAGGGCTGAGTGGTGGTTCACTATAGGGCTGAGTGGTGGTTCACTATAGGGCTGAGTGGTGGTTCACTATAGGGCTGAGTGGTGGTTCACTATAGGGCTGAGTGGTGGTTCACTATAGGGCTGTGATCCGGTATACCGGTGGAGTTCCAGGGCTCTTCTATGTCTCCGCTGTCCCTGCTGGTGCGCCGGCGGCCCAGCCCCACAGAGTAGGCCCTCTGCCTGCGACTGCCTGACTGGGAGCCCTGGCCCGTCCCCAGACGCTcgtctgcacacgcacacgcacagtgaCCACAATAGAGCCTCATCCACAATGTTGTTCAGACCTGAACTTTATACGTACTAGATCACATCACATTTTAGACAACAAGCTATGAATGATAATATGaatgatgaataatgaatgatatAGTAATGATATGAATGATGGCGATGAATGTGTTTGTCGCGCGGCTTGCTGGGGTCTCACCTGCTCTGACCTCCAGGCTGCCGGTCAGGCCTGTGGCCGTGCTGCGGTCGGTGGCAGCGAAGGTGGTGTACATGCAGATGATGTTGCAGCGCCTGCTGGTCTGGATGGCTTTCACTCTGTAGCGCTTGGCCGGGCCTGAGACAAGCACAAACATTCATGCCGGCATAGAAAGTACAGTAAGTGTGTCGTAAACAATTTTACAACAGACTTTGTGTCCTTAACCTAAAATAAACGTTCTTTGCATTTCTGATTCCTAGTCCTCTCTGCACTATGTCAAATTGTTATCATATATggtacatatattatatatattgttcTCCAGCTCAtttgtaagtggctttggataaaattgtGTGCTGAAAGGACTAAAGGTAAACGGTTTGGATTAAGTATATTGTcaaaggtttgtgtgtgaggcAATCAAGAAATAAATAACCCTGAAACCACCCACCATGCTCAATGTCGCTCTCCTTCTCCGCCATCTTCTCAAAGTCTCTGATGACGGAGCGGGCCGTCAGCTGGTGGAGCATCTCCTCCCAGGGGTCCTCGTATCGCCCCTCCCtgccgccctcctcctctccgctgtCGGGGCTGCCCTGCTCCTCCGGGGCCCACAGGGGGCCGAGGTCCACCGTGACCTCCCAGGACATGGGCTGGCCCCCCAGCAGGCCGTGGATGACGGAGCGGCactgcctgggggggggggtcccctggGGCTCGGCGCCGGTGAACAGGTAGTCTGGGTCTGTGAAGTGGTCCCAGTCCAGAGGGGAGGCGGGGAACAGAAGCCCgtctgagggagagagggatggatggacggacagatAGATACGGTTAGACGGATATAGatagagatatagatagatggatggatggatggatggatggatggatggatggatggatggatggacagacatacagataAATATTGATAAAGAAAAGCTAGATATACGaatttatgaatatatataaatagatagcTAGATACAAAGGTAGCCTGAtaaagagatagatagagacagaTTTCTGTAAATGGAGAAATAGAAACAATGATGGAGGAAACTAGGCACttcaataaatgaatacatttcagtagaaaaacacaaaagaaagaaggaaagctATAAAGAGAGCAGAGGGCTGAGGTAGAGGGGTCCTTCATGGGGGGCGGCTCACTGGAGTCAGTGAGGCTTCTGCGGGCGAGGACCCCTCTAGGGGTGGAGTAGGTCTCTCCGTCGCTCTCCTCCAGCCGGCCGCCCAGGGTCTGGTCGAAGGACACCCTCTCCAGCGCCCTCCGCAGGCGGTGCATGTCCAGGTCGCCCTGGGGGGAGGAGAAGCTCCGGGCCGCCATGGTGGAGCGCACCAGAGCCCGCTGTCTCTTGCGGGCGTCCTCCACCCCAGACAGCCGCCCGCTCGGGGTcttgggggtagggggggggggaacaaaagAGGTTTATactaaacaaatgaccaaaaACAGAgatgctaaaaaaaaaacagagccACTCCAGCTTTTGGAAGTAAAAGTAGGGTGATTTCTGTTAACCTCATTGGTTTGTTATCAGCGGTACCCAGATGAACCGCTCTGAACATCAACAAGTAAGAGAAAACACATATGGCGACGGTGCTTGATAGGGTACAAGCCATTAGAAGCCTAATTAACTTCCTGGAACCTAGAATCAGCCGGGTTTTAATGTAATTAGTCTTACCCTCTTGCTGCTGTTAGTGCTTTCAGAGGAGAGGTCCTGTTGCCACGGCGACTCGGACCAGCGGGACAGCGAGGTCTTCTGCTCCGGCGCGGGCATCTTCTCCAGGCCCTGGGGCAGGGACCCCGCCTCCATCAGGGGCCCCGGGCGGGAGCCCAGGGGGAAGGAGGGCCCCCCGGCCGCCTCGGACACGGAGGAGGCGTCGGTGTGGGAGGGGGGCCGCGTCGGGACGCCCCGCTCGCTGCTGAGCGAGCAGCGCGTCAGGACGTACTGCTCCTGGATGTAGGAGCGCTCCTGGATCCTCTGCCTCACGTCACTGGTCCCGTCCTGCTCCACACCTGGACCGGGCCCAAAGCTAAGAGTCAAGGGTCAGCCCCGTATGTGTGCTGGGAGGCAGGAAAGGTGGATGCAGAACAGAAAACAAGCTAATCTCACGGTCTCTTTGgacaaaagtgtctgctaagtgAGTAATTGTGGTGAAATCGTAACTCTAAACTGTGAGTTGATGAATGCCTTTGTCCTCTCACGGCAGGGAACAATGATCATTCATCCATAGGAGcttccaaaaaaacaacacatagaggctgtgtgtgtctcaggagAGTTGATTTGTCTTCCTCACATCCTGTACTAGTCTACCTGTTGTGAAGCGTGTGTCCACCCCAGGCGCCCCCTGGAGGTTCTGACCTGAGCTGCTGCTCGGGTCGGCCTCTCGGGCGCAGGAGAACTCGCAGGAGATCTCCCTGGAGATCTCCTTCAGCGCGTCCTCCAGCTCCGTCACGTCCGTGGACGCCATCCCGGGGAGGAGCTCcgaggtggagggcggggacAGCTCGTCATTGGACGGCCCGAACACAGAGCCGGTGGAGCCGCGACTGGCCCGCTTGTCGTCCCGTCCGTTAGCCTATGGTAGGACAGGGATAGGCATGAGAgtggcgtctgtctgtctggcaggGCATCATTTGAGTTATCACATGATAAATGTGAAcacatcttttttatttttttagaaagCCCCTACCTCCATCTTTTTGCCTTTGTAATCCGACATATCGTAGAGAGTACAGTAGCCAATCAGCCGGTTCCCAGGGTAGAGGGGAGGGATCTCATTGGGGGAGAGAAGAGCCTCCATGTTCTCAGGGAGGTACCAGTCGATCCGCAGGTCAGTCAGCACCGGCTCAAAGGCCTTCTTCAGTGACTTTATTAACTGAGAACGTTGGACATACCATAACCATTACTATTCAAATGAAAAAATAGAGGTGTGAATAATGACATCAACAtgtaaaaataacaaacttatTATTATAAACCAATCTCTTTCCATTTGAATTCACACGTTCTCCACTATGTGGCAGTGCTGTCACTTCTCCAACCTTTGGCTGaagtctctcctcctcatccaggAACTCTGTGCTTCCCCAGTCAGCTTGGCCATGCCCTGCAGCAGCCTTCTGCAAGCGCGCGGCCCCAGGCCTATACCAAAACACCTTCACAGGTGATGCTTGGGTTAATCCATGAAGGatataattcattcattcatttatgaaTAGCTGAATAAATGAGGTAATTCAAGACAAATCTTTCCTCTACTTCTATTCATTATGTGTAAGTTATACAATTGTCTCCCTCTTATTACATGACTAAGCATCAACCTGATCATGTTCACTGGTATACGCGCGTTGAGGCATATTGAACACATGGAAAGGACTGCTTCTTGTCGCTGAGGGTATATTTAGTGGCCGTCAAGATGGACAGAACCGTTAtttgtgtcagagagagagagagagagagagagagagagagagagagagagagagagagagaggagagagagagagagagagagagagagagagagagagagagagagagagagagagagagagagagagagagagagagagagagagagagagagagagagagagagagagagagagagagagagagagagagagagagagagagagagagagagagagagagagattacaaGCCATTTGGCTAATTAGAAGTCTGTGAAGGATAGAGGACAAACGGAGCGGGAAGCTACAGCATTAATGGCTCTGGAACCCACAAGGGACCCGTCTGGATGGCAGTAAATTAATCAACATAAAGATAATACTGTTGTGAAACTCCTGAACTTGCCCTAACTTTGTGTGTAAAGCAATATACTCTatatccacacatacacataacgtATCTTTGTTTAGTGTATCATCTGTtttagtattttattatttataaaatcATAGGCTAAATGTTATGTTAATTATATGTTATTAAGCATCTTAAAGCTGTATAAACCTAGTGTGCCGGTCTAATTTATGAGAGTGAGTAGATAGAGGTTTGACAGCAGCGTTAATCAGCCTTAACCTTGAGTGGACTGTTTTCAGTGTTACCATGCCCACATAGTGCCTCGTCCTGACAGCTAAAGTCCAGCGCTGCAGCGGAGAATACTGATGAGGGAGGGGCAGCCTAGGTGGAGGGACTGGAGTCTAGGGAGCGGAGGACTGGGTGGGGAGTGGCGGTGGTTGAGGTGTGGGGGGACACACTGCAGAGGAGAGCACTCAGTAGGATTAGTGGGCGGGGCTGTGGACCGCCGGCTCCCCTTCCTGGCAACTTTTCCCTTTCTCTTTTTTGCACGGTTCTGACTCCTTAACCCTTTAACcctacttctactactataTACTTTTCCTGTAAATTATAAACTCTAAGCTACTCTCGTAAACTACTACC is a window of Gadus macrocephalus chromosome 8, ASM3116895v1 DNA encoding:
- the vwa5b2 gene encoding LOW QUALITY PROTEIN: von Willebrand factor A domain-containing protein 5B2 (The sequence of the model RefSeq protein was modified relative to this genomic sequence to represent the inferred CDS: inserted 1 base in 1 codon; deleted 2 bases in 2 codons), which produces MHHSVEAAVGPQWVSGPGLSIGSSLYLTVPSTPPPPAPPGLESPTHALRADADPGAQSASSTYITLAQEHPYDRHIEVILHLSEPHSPLVILERGRLSFSQFEKQMCARRDYIRCARKESEPEKNSALCWPLHPQLEFVRKRYHKDIMSSPVLMLNFCPDLLGDPLDLHKATRELVFLIDRSGSMSGANIRRVKEGMVVALKSLPPVTMLNIVGFGTTIKALFTSSKLCNDVTLVQACEYVQRMRADMRGTNLQGALSWVFQQPVQRTCPRQVFVVTDGAVRGVGKVLEMVRRNTCTARCFGIGLGPRACRRLLQGMAKLTXGSTEFLDEEERLQPKLIKSLKKAFEPVLTDLRIDWYLPENMEALLSPNEIPPLYPGNRLIGYCTLYDMSDYKGKKMEANGRDDKRASRGSTGSVFGPSNDELSPPSTSELLPGMASTDVTELEDALKEISREISCEFSCAREADPSSSSGVEQDGTSDVRQRIQERSYIQEQYVLTRCSLSSERGVPTRPPSHTDASSVSEAAGGPSFPLGSRPGPLMEAGSLPQGLEKMPAPEQKTSLSRWSESPWQQDLSSESTNSSKRTPSGRLSGVEDARKRQRALVRSTMAARSFSSPQGDLDMHRLRRALERVSFDQTLGGRLEESDGETYSTPRGVLARRSLTDSNGLLFPASPLDWDHFTDPDYLFTGAEPQGTPPPRQCRSVIHGLLGGQPMSWEVTVDLGPLWAPEEQGSPDSGEEEGGREGRYEDPWEEMLHQLTARSVIRDFEKMAEKESDIEHGPAKRYRVKAIQTSRRCNIICMYTTFAATDRSTATGLTGSLEVRADERLGTGQGSQSGSRRQRAYSVGLGRRRTSRDSGDIEEPWNSTDKDETPASPCSLTSWDSNAGGGGYPSSPPAVAPPASGSRSQRSVESKSMESFFGTRFPLGKLRSSVSSGKHIPLKTHCLSAETEKQAETEAPDYLPLVRLQLASGAFLLTETYSDCLQIPLDRLKRASPYSLHRRSLSPPFRCTCPSAGKPPSQPHICTTSSLPRPPAPPFHHTPDHAPLGLEPRARLRRQSEREPPAAAAPDPPSSEEGSLELQVSQGQPDSGRGSETDACEGSPADPSAAAAAVAAEGRGAEQEDVVGCSWATAVALAWLEHRCAGYFMEWEMVAAKADFWLRGQRLPEEVDLAGLKGAARQLFLLLRHWDENIQLNMLCYNPNNM